A stretch of the Paenibacillus dendritiformis genome encodes the following:
- a CDS encoding C45 family autoproteolytic acyltransferase/hydolase, producing MQEKTGYFVNVEGTSREAGRQQGRFAAEHPAWMPMLVLPEPLPEARLRETMRLLDDYCPGINDELLGAAEQLGVEPGRMVYYAGTDIQAGCSHCAVLPGKTSGGRTYVLRNYDLSPELADMRLCDTAIHGRYRHIGFSTLLFGRTEGMNEHGLCVTFSACGQPVGHMEGMRPAKASGLQFWAVVRTALERCRTVAEAVAAIREMPIASNMNLIIADASGHAALLETFDGVVSVKEADGTSESYVTATNHPLFPEVARLEPRRLHHSVVRHELLNEALGGSAPIGKDDLRGLVQREYPHGLTVHNYRQWFGTLYSMLFDLDERSLDVCFGSPLQNPWYTVRIGEPFPLEQVKVRMEHRDPEPGFWQLV from the coding sequence ATGCAAGAGAAAACGGGGTATTTTGTGAATGTGGAGGGCACGAGCCGGGAGGCGGGCCGGCAGCAGGGACGATTCGCGGCGGAGCATCCGGCATGGATGCCGATGCTCGTCCTTCCGGAACCGCTGCCGGAAGCGCGGCTGCGGGAGACGATGCGGCTGCTGGACGACTATTGCCCCGGCATCAATGACGAACTGCTCGGGGCGGCCGAGCAGCTTGGAGTCGAGCCGGGCCGGATGGTCTACTATGCGGGGACCGATATTCAGGCGGGCTGCAGCCACTGCGCCGTCCTGCCCGGGAAGACGAGCGGCGGGCGGACCTATGTGCTGCGCAATTACGATCTGTCCCCGGAGCTTGCCGACATGCGGCTCTGCGATACCGCGATTCACGGGCGGTACCGGCATATCGGGTTCTCGACCCTTCTGTTCGGACGAACGGAAGGGATGAACGAGCACGGGCTGTGCGTCACCTTCTCGGCCTGCGGCCAGCCGGTCGGCCATATGGAGGGCATGCGGCCGGCGAAGGCGAGCGGCCTGCAGTTCTGGGCGGTCGTGCGCACGGCGCTCGAACGCTGCCGGACGGTTGCGGAGGCGGTCGCCGCCATACGCGAGATGCCGATTGCATCGAACATGAATCTGATTATCGCCGACGCGTCGGGACATGCCGCGCTGCTGGAGACGTTCGACGGCGTAGTGTCGGTCAAGGAAGCGGACGGGACGTCAGAGTCTTATGTTACGGCGACGAACCATCCGCTGTTCCCGGAAGTCGCCCGGCTGGAGCCGCGCCGGCTGCATCACTCCGTCGTCCGCCACGAGCTGTTGAACGAGGCGCTCGGAGGGAGCGCGCCGATCGGCAAGGATGACTTGCGCGGGCTGGTACAGCGGGAATATCCGCATGGACTGACCGTGCACAATTACCGGCAATGGTTCGGCACGCTCTATTCAATGCTGTTCGATCTGGACGAACGCTCGCTGGATGTCTGCTTCGGCTCGCCGCTCCAGAATCCATGGTATACTGTGCGTATCGGGGAACCGTTCCCGCTGGAGCAGGTGAAGGTGCGGATGGAGCATCGCGATCCGGAGCCCGGCTTCTGGCAGCTGGTCTGA
- a CDS encoding GyrI-like domain-containing protein → MKHSIIESAVHYIETHLKEPLHADEVARHVHVSYYHFHRMFHAMTGETIGDYIRKRRLTEASLELMGTRRPILDIAVDYQFESHEAFSRAFKKVFGLSPQAFRRKGIRPVVNSKGALIGPRLRHRVSSIAIEPEIVELERSITVFGFQGHSNLRDNHIPDMWSELLRHRREAPAGSLGSTAYGICQALGAMPVHDLSEETVFGQFVGFQAAGDGTPPPGMAAYVIPSGLYAVFRHQGPTSLLRSSYEYIWGTWLPAAAWELDDRDDFEQYGEDFCGTEHEDSIIRIHIPVKPVAGG, encoded by the coding sequence ATGAAACATTCCATCATCGAAAGCGCGGTCCATTATATCGAGACCCATCTGAAGGAACCGCTGCACGCGGACGAGGTGGCCCGGCATGTCCATGTCTCCTATTACCACTTCCACCGTATGTTCCATGCGATGACGGGGGAGACGATCGGAGATTATATCCGCAAGCGGAGACTGACGGAAGCGTCGCTGGAGCTGATGGGAACGCGGCGGCCGATACTGGATATCGCCGTCGATTATCAATTCGAGTCGCATGAAGCCTTCAGCCGCGCCTTCAAAAAGGTGTTCGGCCTCTCCCCGCAAGCCTTCCGCCGCAAGGGGATCCGGCCGGTCGTCAACAGCAAAGGAGCGCTGATCGGCCCGCGGCTGAGGCATCGCGTCAGCAGCATCGCCATCGAACCGGAGATCGTCGAGCTGGAGCGGAGCATTACGGTCTTCGGATTTCAGGGCCACAGCAACCTGCGCGACAATCATATCCCGGACATGTGGTCGGAATTGCTTCGGCATCGCCGGGAGGCCCCGGCCGGGAGCTTGGGTTCGACGGCTTACGGCATCTGTCAGGCACTGGGGGCCATGCCCGTGCATGATCTGAGCGAGGAGACGGTGTTCGGGCAATTCGTCGGCTTCCAGGCGGCCGGAGACGGGACGCCGCCGCCAGGGATGGCCGCCTATGTCATTCCCTCCGGCTTGTACGCGGTGTTCCGCCACCAAGGTCCAACCTCCTTGCTGCGCAGCAGCTACGAGTACATTTGGGGCACATGGCTGCCAGCCGCTGCCTGGGAGCTGGACGATCGCGACGATTTCGAACAGTATGGAGAAGACTTTTGCGGAACGGAGCATGAGGACTCCATCATTCGGATTCATATCCCGGTCAAGCCGGTCGCAGGCGGCTAA
- a CDS encoding 3'-5' exoribonuclease YhaM family protein — translation MTLIKQLTNQDEFIGFYLLKELEVKQTNGNPPKDYLDIVLCDATGQLPAKYWDASPTDKETFFPMGLVKVRGIVQTYRERLQVKILQIRPASEEDGVTLTDFIRSAPIRPIDLIHAIKQAIASISDKEIRALVSFCVGKVEEKLMHYPAAKTHHHAYFAGLAYHMVRMLEIGDFLCRQRPFLNPDLLKAGIILHDIAKPEEMVAQLGIVSEYSVQGKLVGHISMASNWITEAALRLDIDLDSPKVLGLQHLVLSHHNLGEWGSPVQPQTPEAVALHHIDALDAKLQMVEDALDTTPETEEWTPFIRGLENKAIYRMKL, via the coding sequence GTGACATTAATCAAGCAACTGACGAATCAGGACGAGTTTATCGGCTTTTATTTGTTGAAGGAGCTGGAGGTCAAGCAGACGAACGGCAATCCGCCGAAAGACTATTTGGACATCGTCCTGTGCGATGCGACCGGGCAGCTCCCTGCTAAATACTGGGATGCTTCGCCGACCGACAAGGAGACGTTTTTCCCGATGGGGCTCGTGAAGGTGCGCGGCATCGTGCAGACCTACCGGGAGAGGCTTCAGGTGAAAATCCTGCAAATCCGGCCGGCGAGCGAGGAGGACGGGGTGACGCTGACCGATTTCATCCGCTCGGCGCCGATCCGCCCCATCGACCTGATTCATGCGATCAAGCAGGCCATCGCCAGCATTTCCGATAAAGAGATTCGCGCGCTTGTCAGCTTCTGCGTCGGCAAGGTGGAGGAGAAGCTGATGCACTACCCGGCGGCGAAAACCCATCATCATGCCTATTTCGCCGGGTTGGCCTATCATATGGTCCGCATGCTGGAAATCGGGGATTTTCTGTGCCGGCAGCGGCCGTTCCTGAATCCGGATCTGCTGAAGGCAGGCATCATACTTCACGATATCGCGAAGCCGGAGGAGATGGTGGCCCAGCTCGGCATCGTATCGGAATACAGCGTTCAGGGCAAGCTGGTCGGCCATATCTCGATGGCATCGAACTGGATTACGGAGGCTGCCCTGCGGCTCGACATCGATCTCGACTCGCCGAAGGTGCTTGGCCTGCAGCATCTCGTGCTCTCGCATCATAATCTGGGAGAATGGGGCAGCCCGGTGCAGCCTCAGACGCCGGAGGCGGTGGCGCTCCATCATATCGACGCGCTCGACGCGAAGCTTCAGATGGTCGAGGATGCGCTGGACACGACGCCGGAGACGGAGGAGTGGACGCCGTTCATCCGCGGTCTGGAGAATAAGGCGATCTACCGGATGAAGCTGTAG